Part of the Spinacia oleracea cultivar Varoflay chromosome 5, BTI_SOV_V1, whole genome shotgun sequence genome, TTACGAtagtaaatattaatttctcaaTATCGGTCTACATGCATTCTAAAAATTTATGCACGCATCGCGTAATCGCGTGCATAAAAGACTAGTAGAATATAGTGTATGAGAAAGTGCGAAAAGTAATGTCCAAATAAGAAAACAAGACTATAAATTTAGAATGCCCGAAATAGAAAACAAGACAATAATTTTTGAACGGAGAGAGTAATACGTTATAAGAATGTCAACTACCACAAAAAATATttagagttatttattttttgagaaactaaaatattaagaGGTCCAAAATTGACAAAAAGAGAAAAATTGTAAATAATAAATGTCACAATCTAATCCAGGTCAATAAGGTGATTATTATGATGATTGATGGTTGTACTTAGAAAGTTGGAAGTATATTCTTTTAAATGCCGAATTTCTAATTTGATTGCGTTAGCATTTTATCAACTCGCCATTTGGCCGCCCTAAAAGCCATTGGCGCTCCTCATTAATGACTCAATATTACTCCTTTACAACAAACTAACTAGCTCTTTGGCCCGTTCGATAAACGGGCTAATTACAGGAAGAAgaaattttatttcatttttttatttttaaaacgaAATGAGCTCTTTTTGATGTATTTTTTTGTGGTTTTATTTCCCTTTCTTTCGCATACTTCATTATTAGTGTTCACATTCATATATTCACCATTGATGAAAACATAGTTTTTTTTATGGTATGATGAAAACATAGTTAATCATACATGCTACTACGTATATTACATAAAAACTATGCCAATAGAGCATCTCCTATGtctttatttaaaactaaatatTTCGTATAtcataatgttaggttatgatacatatgaataacataaatcatgcggaaaaaccttaatgtcaggatacatattaattgcacataatcatataattagtccaggatgcatacactttgtagcttgccctccctagctgcgcccgaaccgaacaagaacaagtgtttaggactccaagtgtcgtccctccatagatagtccacagcacgtacTCTATCTAAAGTCGTAAAAAAAAAcatgttagagagagaaagtgagagagaGCCCCCCCCCCCAACCGCCGGATTCCAGCAGCAAGCCCATCGGTCAGCCAGTACAGTTCTCACTCAGCCACAGCGCCACCAAACCACCCCAAACCATTCCCCACCCGACCAACGAGCCAAACGACACCAGAAACACCCACCAAGGATGCAAAACCACGACCAAACCATCCTATGAAGCCATGGTCCAAGGAGTGACCCAAACCCCTCCACCTGGTTACCGACCCCTAGCCTCCCTGCAAGCCCTCACCTCCACTACCCCACCCCCAAATTATGACCCAAGCATGGAAGCTTTCATCAGCCTCGACAAGGAGGAGGCAATGGTGCTCTCGGAGCAATGGATAAATTCACTTATCATCAAAGTGATAGGAAAatcattttcagttgattaccTCAAAACAACCCTCCAAAGAATTTGGAAAACCAACCACCAGATTCGCTTCATTGCCTTGGGCAAAGGTTTCTACAACATCTCGGTCCCGAATGAGGAAGTAAGGGAACACATCCTGTCACAAGGGTCGTGGTTCATTGCTAGCTACATGTTAATTGTTCAACCATGGATGCCAGGATTCATACCATCCCAAGCCATAATCTCGAAAGCCCCAGTCTGGGTTTCACTACCGGAGCTGCCAATTGAGTTCCACTCGCTGCAGATGTTCCAAAGAATTGCAAGCGAAATTGGGACCTTCATCAAAACAGACACAAAAGCTCTTGAGCAAAACAGAGTAAGGTTCGCAAGGATTCAAGTGTTGTTGGACCTAGCAAAACAGAGGAAAGAAGTAATATGGCTAGGAGCCTTCAAGCAATCCATCTACTATGAGGAGATACCACACTACTGCAACCAGTGTCAGTCAATTGGGCACCGGAGTGAAAGATGCACGCATTATCCGGTTGATAAAGGGGAAACAGAGGACGACGCGGAGGAGGTTGAGAAGGACAAAAATGAAGGAGTAGGGCAAAACGTGGCACCATCACAGGCCAccaatgaggagagagaaaacaccaACCCTTGAATCCATGTTCCCAGCAAAGAGACAAAACAAAAAAGGGAAACAAAAAAGCTAAGTACAAAAAGCAAGAAAAGTGCAGAGCAAAAGGTGGGAGAAACTCAGGAAGGAAAAGGGGGGAAAAAACAAAATACCAAGAGTCAACCGAAGAAGTCAACTACAAGTGTGGGTAAATACCCAATCTCGGTCCACAAAGTCACTACAAGACTATCAGCCCAACTTGCAAAAAAAGACCAGCAGAAAGCCCAATGGGGGAAGAAGAACCAAGAAACGGGCCCAATGAAGATTGGGCAGGGAATTCAGTCGATTCTCGAAGCCCAAAAGCCAAAAGATAAATTCACCCCACCAACCACattcaacccccccccccccccaaactgCATTAACTCCCACCAACCTTTTTGAAACCCAACCGACCCCCCAACCAATTACCTTACAAGAACCACAACCGCCAATCCAACCAATCACAATCCAGAAAGACCAAACGTTTACTTTCACCTCCATACAAAATCACCCTTCAGAAGGAAACCAAAAAATCAAcccccctctttctctctctccccacAATCTCTCTCCAAGCCAAAAACCAGAAAACtccaaaaaccctaaaaatgtcGAGCGACATGGACACGGACATGTTCGACTTTGGAAACGAGTCGGAGGACAGCGATGCCTCAATTCCACTACCATGCATCCGCCGGTACTTCAAACGGCGATCAACCCCCAACCCTAGGTTCACTCTTCAGTTCCAACCTCTCCCACTGGACTTTCCATTCCCGATCATCGAACCCACAGAAGATCTTCCTCCCAACCACTATGTCTGCAAAGAAGCTCCAATTCCAACCTACCCGGAGTTCAACTTCAACAACATGAGATTCACTCTCAGACTGGCGAACGAATGGATGGACGTCAGTGCGGAAGCGATAAGGGGCTTCATCTTGGCACCGCACTGGGTGGACTTTCCATATCAAGACTTGGAAATGTCGCCAAAAAGAGGAGGTTCGCTGATGCCTGTGCACCTACCGGATCTCAAGACTGTGAAGGCTCTCTCTCCTGGCCTGGAGAAATTTATCAGATGGTGGATGAAGACAAAGGAAGCGAAGGAGGAGCACCTCATCTTCCCACCGGAGCTGGAGTTTCTTTCCGATCCAATACCGATCTTCTCGCAAGTCAGGAAAACTTGGCAACTAACCAAAAGGGCTCCCCTCAAGGGAACATTCGGCGAAGCGACCAACGCCCTAATGGTAATCTCCACAACAGAGGATCTCCCACAGGTGGAGATCAAGGTGATCTCGGTGAAGGAGATAGAGGAAGGGGATTGCGAGATGGAATTGGAGTTTGTAGCCAGGAAGGAAGTCCTATGGAGCAAGAGGAGTCAAGAATTCATGAACAAGATAGACCCCTCCACTCAGAAGAAGTACAAAGAGTTCTCGAGAACTCACAAAATCCCTGACCCGATGATCATTGTCGCCTGGAACTGCAGAGGGATAGCTCGCAGAGGGTTCCAAGATAACCTGCGCCACCTGTATGATGAACACTTACCCCAAATCCTCATCCTGACTGAAACCAAAACTAGCCCAAAACACACTGAGCGCCTTATGAAGAAGACCCCTTTTGAGAACTATGTACTGGCTGAACCGTATGGGCTCTCTGGCGGAATAATAGTCATGTGGAACCCCCAGTTCATCAATTTTCAGATGATTGGGAAGGATCTCCATGCTATTCACGGCGTTGTGGAGGTAAACACTTCTAACCCTTTTCAATTTTTGATTTCAGCAATTTATGCTAGTACAAAGTTTAAAAGTAGAGTAGAATCATGGCATGAATTAATAGATATGTCCAAACATGTTTCTGTGCCTTGGGTTGTAATGGGAGACTTTAACGAAATCACTTGCCAATCGGATAAACTTGGGGGAAATAGAATAAAACAGTACAGAGCTGATAGGTTTGTAGATGCAATGAATGAATGTGGCTTGATAGATGCTGGTAGTGTAGGAAGTAGATTTACatggttcaacaagcaaaagGACAATCCCATTTATCAAAAATTAGATAGGGCTTGGTTAAATATGCATTGGCTAAACCTGTTTCCTAACACAACTGTTCATAACCTCCCCAGAATAACATCCGACCATAATCCAATTAAACTTATGACTGATCACAAAGAAAGGGTTGTCCATACCCACCCTCTGTTTAAACTGGAACCACTATGGTATGCTGAACCAGGATTTATTGACATGGTTAATGAAAACCTGAATACTGATTGCTCTAGCCTTGTTCCTAAACTAAATAATATTTCTAAAAAAATGTCTTCTTGGGCAAAGCAAAACATAGggaatttccaaaaaaaagggAGAACTCTGTCTGCTAGATTAAAAGGGATCCAAAAGGCCCTTGAAACTAGACCAACCAGTAGGCATCTACTGGAATTAAATGAGGAACTCTCCAAGGAGCTGAGCCTAATTTATGAACAGCAAGAAGCCTTCTGGATGGCCAGGGCAAGGTCTAATTGGATTAAGAGTGGGGATGCTAATACTGGATTCTTTCATAAGTCAGTAATCATAAGGAGGAGAAGAAATAAGATCTCAAAACTCAATTCTGATGTTGGTGTTAGTGTTGAAGGACCTGAACTAGTTCCCCACATTGTCTCCTATTTTACTAAACTCTTCACCTCTGAAAGCACTGTTTCCCCATGTGAGGACCAACTTTACACTAATGAAATTAGTATAGACCACCCAACCTCCATTGAGGAAGTAGGAAGAGCAGTTTTCCAATTAGGAGCCCTGAAAGCACCAGGTAAAGATGGCCTCCATGCCTTCTTATACCAAAAACATTGGGGAAATCTTTGGCAAGACACCTATAACTTTGTAGATAGCATCCTCCAGAATAGGTTCTTCCCCAACTCAGTGAATGATACCACCATCTGCATTATCCCTAAGTCTGAACACCCAGAAACAATCAAGCAATTCAGACCCATCAGCCTTTGTAATGTCAACTACAAGATTGTTTCCAAAGTCTTAGTGAATAGAATCAGACCTCACCTTGGTGACCTAATTTCTCCCAATCAGAATAGTTTCCTCCCAGGGAGAGGTTATGAGATAAACTACATAGCTGCCTCTGAAATTCTACACTCCATGAAAACCAGGAAAGGCAAATTTGGGTGGTTTGCTTTTAAGATTGATCTAGAAAAGGCCTATGATAGGTTGGAGTGGAATTTCATTAGGTTCTGTTTAGCCAGAAAAGGTTTCAGCAAAAACTCCTGTGACCTGATTATGAACTGTGTAGCCTCCCCATCCACATCCATCATTGTTAATGGTCAACCATCCCCCAGCTTTAGAACTTCTAGAGGTATTAGACAAGGAGACCTTTTATCACCATACATCTTCATCCTTTGCATGGAATACCTTGCTGACCTCATCACAGAATCAGCAACAAAAGGGGACTGGAAACCCTTCTGCCTTAGGAGGAATGGCATCCCAATAACTCATCTCATGTTTGCTGATGACCTCATTCTCTTTGGGGACACTTCTAacaaaactcttcaaagcatAAGAAATGTACTTGGGAATTTTTGGGAGGTTTCTGGCCAAAAGATGAACAATGCAAAGAGTAAAATGTACTTCTCAAAGAAAACTCCTCAAGAACAAAAGGATCTGTTCTGTTCAGCCCTAGAAGTCCAGCCTAGCCCAGACCTAGGTACTTACCTTGGATTCCCCTTGACTGATAAGAGGCCAACAAAGAACCAAACTGAATATGTCTGTAGGAACATTAAAAGTAAGTTGGCCT contains:
- the LOC110778495 gene encoding uncharacterized protein encodes the protein MVQGVTQTPPPGYRPLASLQALTSTTPPPNYDPSMEAFISLDKEEAMVLSEQWINSLIIKVIGKSFSVDYLKTTLQRIWKTNHQIRFIALGKGFYNISVPNEEVREHILSQGSWFIASYMLIVQPWMPGFIPSQAIISKAPVWVSLPELPIEFHSLQMFQRIASEIGTFIKTDTKALEQNRVRFARIQVLLDLAKQRKEVIWLGAFKQSIYYEEIPHYCNQCQSIGHRSERCTHYPVDKGETEDDAEEVEKDKNEGVGQNVAPSQATNEERENTNP